One Prinia subflava isolate CZ2003 ecotype Zambia chromosome 8, Cam_Psub_1.2, whole genome shotgun sequence DNA window includes the following coding sequences:
- the BLCAP gene encoding bladder cancer-associated protein, whose amino-acid sequence MYCLQWLLPVLLIPKPLNPALWFSHSMFMGFYLLSFLLERKPCTICALVFLAALFLICYSCWGNCFLYHCTGSQLPESAHDPNIVGT is encoded by the coding sequence ATGTACTGCCTTCAGTGGTTGCTGCCTGTCCTTCTCATACCCAAGCCCCTCAACCCAGCATTGTGGTTCAGCCACTCAATGTTCATGGGATTCTACCTGCTCAGTTTTCTCCTGGAGCGGAAACCTTGCACAATTTGTGCCTTGGTCTTCCTGGCAGCTCTGTTTCTCATCTGCTACAGCTGCTGGGGGAACTGCTTCTTGTATCACTGCACAGGCTCCCAGTTGCCGGAGTCAGCTCATGATCCCAACATAGTGGGCACCTAG
- the SRC gene encoding proto-oncogene tyrosine-protein kinase Src: MGSSKSKPKDPSQRRRSLEPTENTHHGGYPASQTPSKAAAPDAHRTPSRSFGTMAAEPKLFGGFNSSDTVTSPQRAGALAGGVTTFVALYDYESRTETDLSFKKGERLQIVNNTEGDWWLAHSLTTGQTGYIPSNYVAPSDSIQAEEWYFGKITRRESERLLLNPENPRGTFLVRESETTKGAYCLSVSDFDNAKGLNVKHYKIRKLDSGGFYITSRTQFNSLQQLVAYYSKHADGLCHRLTNICPTSKPQTQGLAKDAWEIPRESLRLEVKLGQGCFGEVWMGTWNGTTRVAIKTLKPGTMSPEAFLQEAQVMKKLRHEKLVQLYAVVSEEPIYIVTEYMSKGSLLDFLKGEMGKYLRLPQLVDMAAQIASGMAYVERMNYVHRDLRAANILVGENLVCKVADFGLARLIEDNEYTARQGAKFPIKWTAPEAALYGRFTIKSDVWSFGILLTELTTKGRVPYPGMVNREVLDQVERGYRMPCPPECPESLHDLMCQCWRKDPEERPTFEYLQAFLEDYFTSTEPQYQPGENL, from the exons ATGGGGAGCAGCAAGAGCAAGCCCAAAGATCCCAGCCAGCGCCGGCGCAGCCTGGAGCCCACGGAGAACACCCACCATGGGGGCTACCCAGCCTCGCAGACCCCCAGCAAGGCGGCTGCTCCCGACGCCCACCGCACGCCCAGCCGCTCCTTCGGGACCATGGCTGCTGAGCCCAAGCTCTTTGGAGGCTTCAACTCCTCTGACACGGTCACCTCTCCGCAGCGCGCCGGGGCGCTGGCTG GGGGAGTCACCACCTTCGTAGCCCTCTACGACTACGAGTCCCGGACGGAAACGGACTTGTCCTTCAAGAAAGGAGAGCGCCTGCAAATCGTCAACAACAC GGAAGGTGACTGGTGGCTGGCTCATTCCCTCACTACAGGACAGACGGGCTACATCCCCAGTAACTATGTCGCGCCCTCAGACTCCATCCAGGCCGAAGA GTGGTATTTTGGGAAGATCACTCGGCGGGAGTCTGAGCGGCTGCTGCTCAACCCCGAAAACCCCCGAGGGACCTTCCTGGTCCGGGAGAGCGAGACCACGAaag GTGCCTATTGCCTCTCTGTGTCCGACTTTGACAATGCCAAGGGGCTCAACGTGAAGCACTACAAGATCCGCAAGCTGGACAGTGGCGGCTTCTACATCACCTCCCGCACCCAGTTcaacagcctgcagcagctggtggccTACTACTCCA AACATGCTGATGGCTTGTGCCACCGTCTCACCAACATCTGCCCCACGTCCAAGCCCCAGACCCAAGGCCTTGCCAAGGATGCCTGGGAGATCCCTCGGGAATCGCTGCGGCTGGAGGTcaagctgggacagggctgcttTGGAGAGGTGTGGATGG ggacCTGGAATGGCACCACCCGGGTGGCCATCAAGACACTGAAGCCTGGCACCATGTCCCCAGAGGCCTTCCTGCAGGAAGCCCAGGTCATGAAGAAGCTCCGACACGAGAAGCTGGTTCAGCTCTACGCTGTGGTGTCAGAGGAGCCCATTTACATCGTCACCGAGTACATGAGCAAGG GGAGCCTCTTAGACTTCCTGAAGGGTGAGATGGGCAAGTACCTGCGGCTGCCCCAGCTTGTGGATATGGCTGCTCAG ATCGCCTCTGGCATGGCCTATGTGGAGCGGATGAACTACGTCCACCGGGACCTACGGGCAGCCAACATCCTGGTGGGGGAGAACCTGGTGTGCAAAGTGGCTGATTTTGGCTTGGCACGACTCATCGAGGACAACGAGTACACGGCTCGGCAAG GTGCAAAGTTCCCCATCAAGTGGACGGCCCCCGAAGCAGCTCTGTACGGCAGGTTTACCATCAAGTCAGATGTCTGGTCCTTTGGCATCCTCTTGACCGAGCTGACCACCAAGGGCAGAGTGCCATACCCAG GGATGGTGAACCGGGAGGTGCTGGACCAGGTGGAGCGAGGATACCGCATGCCCTGCCCGCCCGAGTGCCCCGAGTCCCTGCACGACCTCATGTGCCAGTGCTGGAGGAAGGACCCGGAGGAGAGACCCACCTTCGAGTACCTGCAGGCTTTCCTGGAGGACTACTTCACCTCGACAGAGCCCCAGTACCAGCCTGGAGAGAACCTATAG